The Syngnathus typhle isolate RoL2023-S1 ecotype Sweden linkage group LG11, RoL_Styp_1.0, whole genome shotgun sequence genome contains a region encoding:
- the lg11h1orf159 gene encoding uncharacterized protein C1orf159 homolog — MALSSLLVLAATAILIRPETLVTKALHFNSLECCSEKLKTNNSCSNDTRCKPGCFLRVLESSNTVCILCDPGAVESENATTCTYNYTIDRRNHTTVTNVMPKIGGAGVAASLLFGTLLISLFLILSVASFFYLKRSHRLPNIFYRRNKAFIFPPSETAVMIPHSTARKQRYVRRERPSAKSSSTITPTASTTRVYSA, encoded by the exons ATGGCTCTGTCATCCCTATTAGTCTTGGCAGCAACAGCGATTCTTATCAGACCGGAAACACTCGTAACCAAG GCTCTACATTTCAACTCACTTGAATGCTGCAGTGAGAAGCTGAAGACAAATAACTCGTGTTCAAACGACACACGCTGCAAACCAG GATGCTTCTTGCGTGTCCTCGAGAGCAGCAACACTGTTTGCATATTGTGTGACCCTGGCGCCGTAGAGTCGGAAAACGCAACAACCTGCACCTACA ACTACACAATCGACAGGAGAAACCACACAACAGTCACAAATGTAATGCCTAAAATTG GTGGTGCAGGCGTGGCCGCCTCGCTTCTTTTTGGAACGCTGTTGATCAGCCTGTTCTTGATACTCTCTGTCGCCTCCTTCTTCTACCTCAAACGCTCACATCGACTCCCAAATATATTCTACCGCCGCAACAAGG CTTTTATATTCCCACCAAGCGAAACG gCTGTCATGATTCCTCATTCGACAG CGAGAAAACAACGATACGTCAGAAGGGAGCGTCCCTCCGCGAAATCAAGTAGCACCATCACACCCACCGCATCCACCACGAGGGTCTACAGTGCGTAG
- the LOC133162665 gene encoding interactor of HORMAD1 protein 1 isoform X1: protein MTRQGAIVERWRSLHQVTEDTGAEAMNHTANIKEILNTQSGGCRNSGPNFTDSQFFFGSQFWRDNPQNFSQDMSLSSRNSQQSSQECSDPKISTRYQSKPLLFGGDPKDFFGDSKKLLDAFEEEKKKAKDKSDRDMLAKECLQIRETLTKVQQLVANTEENTSVCQTILQKLSDLSSTLQSLSSIQSDISQQFKTLLDTVNSQKEMMIELGERVQKNGDRSIELGANMKSDVECLRLEQDKSNLKQESKLEEALQLLNVLVSEHSTKHRPLDVTDKAMQTSPGRDKGVQTVQDTSDGQVSVPDCVVRKRKEKSISRYRRRPLVRQRSKLTVTDQPHTDSSKQQIVSTAPGEPPDLGRISGHEISVQSNPKSKSSKSVGCFITPLSCWSHDSSRPESPKNVNPDSEVILIESSPPDLLWHLFEID, encoded by the exons ATGACGAGGCAAGGCGCGATTGTAGAACGATGGCGTTCTCTCCACCAGGTGACAGAAGATACAG GAGCAGAAGCAATGAATCACACGGCGAATATAAAAGAAATACTGAACACACAGTCAGGAGGATGCAG AAATTCAGGCCCCAACTTCACAGACTCTCAGTTTTTCTTTGGGTCCCAGTTTTGGCGTGATAACCCTCAAAACTTTTCTCAGGATATGAGTTTGTCATCTAGGAACTCCCAGCAAAGTTCACAAGAG TGTAGTGACCCAAAGATTTCAACCCGTTATCAGTCCAAACCTCTCTTGTTTGGAGGAGACCCAAAGGACTTTTTTGGAGACTCCAAAAAACTTTTGGATGCATTtgaggaggaaaagaaaaaagcaaaagatAAAAGTGACCG TGATATGCTTGCAAAAGAATGCCTTCAAATTCGTGAAACCCTAACCAAA GTCCAGCAACTCGTTGCAAACACGGAAGAGAACACATCTGTATGCCAAACCATCCTCCAAAAGTTAAGCGATTTGTCTTCCACAT TGCAAAGTCTAAGCAGTATCCAGAGCGACATTTCACAGCAGTTTAAAACGTTATTGGACACAGTGAACTCCCAGAAAGAGATGATGATCGAACTGGGGGAACGTGTGCAAAAG AATGGAGACCGCAGCATAGAACTTGGGGCAAATATGAAAAGCGACGTGGAGTGTCTGAGACTGGAGCAAGACAAATCCAATTTGAAGCAAGAAAGCAAGCTTGAGGAGGCTTTGCAGCTGCTCAATGTTTTAGTTTCAGAGCACTCGACTAAGCACCGTCCTCTTGACGTAACTGACAAAGCCATGCAGACATCACCAGGACGGGATAAAGGGGTCCAAACGGTACAGGATACATCGGACGGGCAGGTTTCTGTTCCGGACTGTGTTGTCAGAAAGCGAAAAGAGAAAAGCATAAGTAGGTACAGAAGGCGACCTCTAGTCCGCCAGAGATCCAAGCTCACTGTCACAGATCAACCTCATACCGACAGCAGCAAACAGCAAATTGTTTCGACGGCTCCCGGAGAACCTCCTGACCTGGGCAGAATAAGCGGTCACGAGATTTCAGTCCAGTCGAACCCAAAAAGCAAATCCAGTAAAAGCGTCGGATGTTTCATCACACCTCTTAGCTGTTGGTCTCATGATAGTAGCCGCCCTGAAAGCCCCAAAAATGTCAACCCCGACTCAGAGGTAATTCTAATTGAGTCCAGTCCTCCTGATCTCCTCTGGCATCTTTTTGAAATCGATTAG
- the LOC133162665 gene encoding interactor of HORMAD1 protein 1 isoform X2, translating into MTRQGAIVERWRSLHQVTEDTEAMNHTANIKEILNTQSGGCRNSGPNFTDSQFFFGSQFWRDNPQNFSQDMSLSSRNSQQSSQECSDPKISTRYQSKPLLFGGDPKDFFGDSKKLLDAFEEEKKKAKDKSDRDMLAKECLQIRETLTKVQQLVANTEENTSVCQTILQKLSDLSSTLQSLSSIQSDISQQFKTLLDTVNSQKEMMIELGERVQKNGDRSIELGANMKSDVECLRLEQDKSNLKQESKLEEALQLLNVLVSEHSTKHRPLDVTDKAMQTSPGRDKGVQTVQDTSDGQVSVPDCVVRKRKEKSISRYRRRPLVRQRSKLTVTDQPHTDSSKQQIVSTAPGEPPDLGRISGHEISVQSNPKSKSSKSVGCFITPLSCWSHDSSRPESPKNVNPDSEVILIESSPPDLLWHLFEID; encoded by the exons ATGACGAGGCAAGGCGCGATTGTAGAACGATGGCGTTCTCTCCACCAGGTGACAGAAGATACAG AAGCAATGAATCACACGGCGAATATAAAAGAAATACTGAACACACAGTCAGGAGGATGCAG AAATTCAGGCCCCAACTTCACAGACTCTCAGTTTTTCTTTGGGTCCCAGTTTTGGCGTGATAACCCTCAAAACTTTTCTCAGGATATGAGTTTGTCATCTAGGAACTCCCAGCAAAGTTCACAAGAG TGTAGTGACCCAAAGATTTCAACCCGTTATCAGTCCAAACCTCTCTTGTTTGGAGGAGACCCAAAGGACTTTTTTGGAGACTCCAAAAAACTTTTGGATGCATTtgaggaggaaaagaaaaaagcaaaagatAAAAGTGACCG TGATATGCTTGCAAAAGAATGCCTTCAAATTCGTGAAACCCTAACCAAA GTCCAGCAACTCGTTGCAAACACGGAAGAGAACACATCTGTATGCCAAACCATCCTCCAAAAGTTAAGCGATTTGTCTTCCACAT TGCAAAGTCTAAGCAGTATCCAGAGCGACATTTCACAGCAGTTTAAAACGTTATTGGACACAGTGAACTCCCAGAAAGAGATGATGATCGAACTGGGGGAACGTGTGCAAAAG AATGGAGACCGCAGCATAGAACTTGGGGCAAATATGAAAAGCGACGTGGAGTGTCTGAGACTGGAGCAAGACAAATCCAATTTGAAGCAAGAAAGCAAGCTTGAGGAGGCTTTGCAGCTGCTCAATGTTTTAGTTTCAGAGCACTCGACTAAGCACCGTCCTCTTGACGTAACTGACAAAGCCATGCAGACATCACCAGGACGGGATAAAGGGGTCCAAACGGTACAGGATACATCGGACGGGCAGGTTTCTGTTCCGGACTGTGTTGTCAGAAAGCGAAAAGAGAAAAGCATAAGTAGGTACAGAAGGCGACCTCTAGTCCGCCAGAGATCCAAGCTCACTGTCACAGATCAACCTCATACCGACAGCAGCAAACAGCAAATTGTTTCGACGGCTCCCGGAGAACCTCCTGACCTGGGCAGAATAAGCGGTCACGAGATTTCAGTCCAGTCGAACCCAAAAAGCAAATCCAGTAAAAGCGTCGGATGTTTCATCACACCTCTTAGCTGTTGGTCTCATGATAGTAGCCGCCCTGAAAGCCCCAAAAATGTCAACCCCGACTCAGAGGTAATTCTAATTGAGTCCAGTCCTCCTGATCTCCTCTGGCATCTTTTTGAAATCGATTAG
- the LOC133162665 gene encoding interactor of HORMAD1 protein 1 isoform X3, whose protein sequence is MNHTANIKEILNTQSGGCRNSGPNFTDSQFFFGSQFWRDNPQNFSQDMSLSSRNSQQSSQECSDPKISTRYQSKPLLFGGDPKDFFGDSKKLLDAFEEEKKKAKDKSDRDMLAKECLQIRETLTKVQQLVANTEENTSVCQTILQKLSDLSSTLQSLSSIQSDISQQFKTLLDTVNSQKEMMIELGERVQKNGDRSIELGANMKSDVECLRLEQDKSNLKQESKLEEALQLLNVLVSEHSTKHRPLDVTDKAMQTSPGRDKGVQTVQDTSDGQVSVPDCVVRKRKEKSISRYRRRPLVRQRSKLTVTDQPHTDSSKQQIVSTAPGEPPDLGRISGHEISVQSNPKSKSSKSVGCFITPLSCWSHDSSRPESPKNVNPDSEVILIESSPPDLLWHLFEID, encoded by the exons ATGAATCACACGGCGAATATAAAAGAAATACTGAACACACAGTCAGGAGGATGCAG AAATTCAGGCCCCAACTTCACAGACTCTCAGTTTTTCTTTGGGTCCCAGTTTTGGCGTGATAACCCTCAAAACTTTTCTCAGGATATGAGTTTGTCATCTAGGAACTCCCAGCAAAGTTCACAAGAG TGTAGTGACCCAAAGATTTCAACCCGTTATCAGTCCAAACCTCTCTTGTTTGGAGGAGACCCAAAGGACTTTTTTGGAGACTCCAAAAAACTTTTGGATGCATTtgaggaggaaaagaaaaaagcaaaagatAAAAGTGACCG TGATATGCTTGCAAAAGAATGCCTTCAAATTCGTGAAACCCTAACCAAA GTCCAGCAACTCGTTGCAAACACGGAAGAGAACACATCTGTATGCCAAACCATCCTCCAAAAGTTAAGCGATTTGTCTTCCACAT TGCAAAGTCTAAGCAGTATCCAGAGCGACATTTCACAGCAGTTTAAAACGTTATTGGACACAGTGAACTCCCAGAAAGAGATGATGATCGAACTGGGGGAACGTGTGCAAAAG AATGGAGACCGCAGCATAGAACTTGGGGCAAATATGAAAAGCGACGTGGAGTGTCTGAGACTGGAGCAAGACAAATCCAATTTGAAGCAAGAAAGCAAGCTTGAGGAGGCTTTGCAGCTGCTCAATGTTTTAGTTTCAGAGCACTCGACTAAGCACCGTCCTCTTGACGTAACTGACAAAGCCATGCAGACATCACCAGGACGGGATAAAGGGGTCCAAACGGTACAGGATACATCGGACGGGCAGGTTTCTGTTCCGGACTGTGTTGTCAGAAAGCGAAAAGAGAAAAGCATAAGTAGGTACAGAAGGCGACCTCTAGTCCGCCAGAGATCCAAGCTCACTGTCACAGATCAACCTCATACCGACAGCAGCAAACAGCAAATTGTTTCGACGGCTCCCGGAGAACCTCCTGACCTGGGCAGAATAAGCGGTCACGAGATTTCAGTCCAGTCGAACCCAAAAAGCAAATCCAGTAAAAGCGTCGGATGTTTCATCACACCTCTTAGCTGTTGGTCTCATGATAGTAGCCGCCCTGAAAGCCCCAAAAATGTCAACCCCGACTCAGAGGTAATTCTAATTGAGTCCAGTCCTCCTGATCTCCTCTGGCATCTTTTTGAAATCGATTAG
- the kbtbd12 gene encoding kelch repeat and BTB domain-containing protein 12, whose protein sequence is MDFTAKHGQVLLEQLRKMRETEHLTDVVLIAEGLSFPCHRLVLSAFSPYFRVMFTCGLRECNNRDIFLRDTPADSLSLLLNYMYSSDLPLTNTNVQGISIAAFLFQMDDVFTQCQQHMTDNMDASNCLGVFYFARDLGVEELADHAQRYLRQHFVQVCQNEEVLDLEAHQLGQLISSDDLNISKEETILDVVLRWAKHSFLMEGEVRSKHLPELLRKVRLPLINPDYLKETMKRNTALLADFGCLEIMRQALEVVEMHPSAVPRKLKLRYGMETTDLLLCIGNDGSGIRSRYENYSERSFCYAPTTGRVYYITSPRYGDALGYVCAGVVTEDNTIIVSGEAGARRMSRQKEMDVELYRYKVEAQGSWERLTSAEYRDSYGLGSLGDTLYLIGGLMKLKNQLLITNCVERWSIQGGPWRSAAPLPIPLAYHSVVRLKDRLYVIGGRTPQSYRMDDEPDRLSNRLLEYDPYINKWTDLRPMKYSKYRCSAVVVNEEIVVMGGIGCEGVDRGQSRHCLDAVEIYNPDEDYWRDGPALPCAQLSLRSNASNAGVVGGKIYVCGYYKGADRHDDITKDILELDTLDNRWTVVARRALMHDNYDVCLVASLNPRGLISPPADLSQ, encoded by the exons ATGGATTTCACAGCCAAGCATGGACAGGTTCTGCTTGAGCAGTTAAGGAAGATGAGGGAGACTGAGCACCTAACAGATGTGGTGCTGATTGCCGAGGGCTTGAGCTTTCCCTGTCACCGCCTGGTTCTGTCTGCCTTCAGTCCCTATTTTCGGGTTATGTTCACCTGTGGCCTCCGTGAGTGCAACAACAGAGACATTTTCCTACGAGACACCCCGGCCGACAGCTTGTCTCTCCTCCTGAACTACATGTACAGCTCAGATCTTCCTCTCACCAACACCAACGTGCAAGGAATCTCGATTGCAGCTTTTCTGTTTCAGATGGATGATGTTTTCACCCAATGTCAGCAGCACATGACTGACAATATGGACGCCTCCAACTGCCTCGGCGTCTTTTACTTTGCCCGGGATCTGGGCGTAGAGGAACTTGCCGATCATGCTCAGCGCTATCTGAGGCAGCATTTTGTCCAGGTATGCCAGAATGAAGAAGTTTTAGACCTCGAGGCGCACCAACTAGGGCAGTTGATCAGCTCAGATGATCTCAATATTTCAAAAGAAGAAACCATTTTAGATGTGGTTCTTCGATGGGCCAAGCACAGTTTTCTGATGGAAGGAGAAGTTCGTAGCAAGCACCTCCCTGAGCTCCTCAGGAAAGTTCGCCTACCCTTGATCAACCCAGACTATTTAAAAGAGACAATGAAGAGGAACACAGCCTTGCTAGCTGACTTCGGATGTCTGGAGATAATGAGGCAAGCTTTGGAGGTTGTCGAGATGCATCCCTCCGCTGTACCACGCAAACTAAAATTGCGATATGGGATGGAAACCACCGATTTGCTGCTCTGTATTGGTAATGACGGCAGTGGGATCAGGTCCAGATATGAAAACTACAGCGAACGCAGCTTCTGTTACGCCCCCACGACGGGTCGAGTTTACTACATCACTTCACCTCGATACGGAGACGCTCTGGGCTATGTATGTGCGGGGGTCGTAACCGAAGACAATACCATTATCGTGTCAGGGGAGGCAGGTGCCCGCAGGATGTCCCGTCAAAAAGAAATGGATGTAGAACTCTACAG GTACAAAGTGGAAGCCCAAGGCAGTTGGGAGCGCCTGACATCTGCGGAGTACCGAGATTCTTACGGACTGGGTTCCTTGGGTGATACCTTGTACCTGATTGGTGGGCTGATGAAGCTGAAGAACCAGCTTCTCATCACTAACTGTGTGGAGCGATGGTCTATTCAAGGAGGACCTTGGCGCAGTGCAGCACCTCTACCAATACCATTGGCTTATCACAGCGTGGTCAGGCTGAAGGATCGCCTGTACGTCATTGGCGGGAGAACTccacag TCATACCGAATGGATGATGAACCAGATCGCCTTAGCAACCGTCTTCTTGAGTATGAtccatacataaataaatggacAGACCTGCGTCCAATGAAGTACTCGAAATACAGATGCAGTGCTGTTGTGGTCAACGAGGAAATTGTTGTCATGG GGGGTATCGGCTGTGAGGGTGTGGACCGAGGACAGTCAAGGCATTGTCTTGATGCTGTGGAGATCTACAACCCAGATGAGGATTACTGGAGGGATGGACCTGCTCTACCATGTGCTCAACTGTCACTGCGCTCAAATGCCTCAAATGCAGGAGTGGTAGGAGGAAAGATTTATGTGTGCGGATACTACAAAGGAGCAG ATCGCCACGATGATATAACAAAAGACATCTTGGAACTAGACACCTTGGACAATCGATGGACGGTTGTCGCTCGGCGTGCTTTGATGCACGACAACTACGACGTTTGCTTGGTGGCAAGTTTAAATCCGAGGGGACTAATATCTCCACCTGCAGACCTttcgcagtaa